A segment of the Salvelinus namaycush isolate Seneca chromosome 42, SaNama_1.0, whole genome shotgun sequence genome:
TATCATAGGAACAGGAGGGTCTATCTCTATCAGCCCCAGGCCCTGCTTCATCCCTGCACTGAGACtgtgaagagaagggtctgttcTGCAGACTGGAGCCTCTGCCCCTTTGATGATGACCAAGACTGAAGATGTTCGGTCTACCTGTccactggttgtgttctgtgtggtggtggtggagagtctCTGTATCTCGTAGTTCGGTCCTGGTTCCGACTCGGGAAGGAACAGCAACGACTCCTGATCCAGGCTCCTGATCCGGGGCCATGGTTTGTCACCAGCCACTTCAGAGATCCTGTCCCTGCCCTAAAAACAAATAGTACAGAAGAGCATATAAAGGTTTCTAAGTCTTTGCTGAACATGACATATTATAAAATGTTAACCACAGTAAGGCCCATCTCTAACAATGTGATTAAAGTACCTAACAATATGGAGTCATTGGAGTTTATTATAAAAAAATGTCCATATGTGTTGATTCAGGAATTAAGTATAACGTTTAGGTTCGACTGAGATAATGGAAACTCAGTACCTGCAATGATACAAAAATATCCAAGTCAGTCAGCACAGTGTCAATTTtgtatttgatttgaacaaaatgGTCATACATTCACGTAACCTGGTGTACAGTACTTTTATTGTACAAAACAATACATGACAAGTAGTAACTTTTCTTAGTATGGTAACACTTGACTTTTTAAGTAAATCTCGCTTTGAtcaaaaacattttagaatagtTTTTGAAAAGATTCAACATTACACACATCTTCACTACTTTATGTCAAGTAAACATGAATTAAGGCACAATCACTTCCTCATAAAACACCAACATCAAACATGACAGGTTGTCACTTTTGATCAGTGAAGCATTTTTACAGACACCATCACCACCAACCATCACCTTATCATCTACTCTGCCTCATCATACTCATTCTTTCCTCAGTTCACCTCATCCAGTTCCCTACTACATCCAAAACCAACAGAATTAACTACAAACAAAGTAAAAagtactacagtgccttcagaaagtattcacacaccttgaatttttccacattgttgtgttacaaagtgggattaaaatggatttgtaattttttgtcaatgatctactaAAAATACTGTCAAACATCAGTAAAAAAGAAAATAATTAGAAAACACTAATATACTGTTTCTACAttatataagtattcaaccccctgagtcaatacatgttagaatcacttttggcagcgattacagctgtgagtttt
Coding sequences within it:
- the LOC120034879 gene encoding uncharacterized protein LOC120034879 isoform X2; this translates as MGEQGGWQEDNREDWSAILDSQTQTGAKGPVDDITEQARTRGDIVEGRDRISEVAGDKPWPRIRSLDQESLLFLPESEPGPNYEIQRLSTTTTQNTTSGQVDRTSSVLVIIKGAEAPVCRTDPSLHSLSAGMKQGLGLIEIDPPVPMIQTPQYP